From Miscanthus floridulus cultivar M001 chromosome 15, ASM1932011v1, whole genome shotgun sequence, the proteins below share one genomic window:
- the LOC136509159 gene encoding uncharacterized protein isoform X2: protein MRGEGEGRRRGSGRGRPDCMRGEGEERRRGSGRGRAARSRGEQLIGGEGTTPLMFALNREGNEAIVKYLINNHADPNKTDNSGITPLHIAATQGYYEIAEYLLSKGANVDPLCQDGESPLFCAAIQGNERIVTLLLKHNADYNRVSKKMLTPLLVSLHGSSLSCLEILIEAGADVNGTGCSVPPIALAAYKGLDRCIQCLLRNGANPNVPDEDNNIPVQIAAVKGWERCVAILLPHAPHLPQYEGLSISEIVQWERTERFCRSSRAIEQGDAAYWRKERDIALRFYTEAAQVGHQDPALYAKRSLCHLHLHAPAKFIEEAINYMNMVLPNLSTLDPESDARKLVLDFARTWKEPGPASRLGSGSSPTDKTDKTSR from the exons ATGCGCGGGGAAGGCGAGGGAAGGCGGCGTGGCAGCGGTCGTGGCCGCCCAGACTGCATGCGCGGGGAAGGCGAGGAAAGGCGGCGCGGCAGCGGTCGTGGCCGCGCGGCCCGCTCGCGTGGCGAGCAGCTAATTGGGGGCGAAG GTACGACACCCCTAATGTTTGCATTAAATCGTGAGGGAAATGAAGCCATTGTCAAATATCTTATCAACAATCATGCTGATCCAAACAAAACAGACAATTCTGGAATTACTCCACTCCACATTGCCGCAACGCAAG GCTACTATGAAATTGCAGAGTACTTGTTGTCAAAAGGAGCTAATGTTGACCCCTTATGTCAAGATGGTGAATCACCGCTATTCTGTGCTGCTATCCAGGGAAATGAAAGAATAGTGACACTCCTTTTGAAGCATAACGCAGAT TATaacagagtgtcaaagaaaatGTTAACACCGCTGCTCGTGTCCCTCCATGGTTCTTCATTGAGTTGCTTGGAGATACTAATTGAG GCTGGTGCTGATGTGAATGGGACTGGTTGTTCTGTACCTCCAATAGCGCTAGCTGCTTATAAAGGCTTAGATCGCTGCATCCAGTGTTTGTTGAGAAACGGTGCTAATCCCAATGTACCTGATGAA GATAATAACATCCCAGTCCAAATTGCTGCGGTCAAAGGATGGGAGAGATGCGTGGCGATTCTTCTCCCTCACGCACCCCATTTGCCACAATATGAAGGCCTGAGCATTTCTGAAATAGTCCAGTGGGAAAGAACC GAGCGCTTCTGCAGAAGCAGTAGGGCTATTGAACAGGGGGATGCTGCGTACTGGAGGAAAGAACGTGATATTGCATTGAGATTCTACACAGAA GCAGCTCAGGTTGGTCACCAGGATCCAGCCTTGTATGCAAAGAGGAGTCTTTGTCATCTACATCTGCATGCTCCAGCAAAATTTATTGAGGAAGCAATTAACTACATGAATATGGTGCTGCCGAATTTATCGACACTTGACCCTGAATCTGATGCTAGGAAATTGGTGCTG GATTTTGCTAGAACCTGGAAAGAACCGGGGCCTGCGTCGAGGCTGGGTTCTGGAAGTAGCCCGACTGACAAAACTGACAAAACATCAAG aTAA
- the LOC136509159 gene encoding uncharacterized protein isoform X1 translates to MRGEGEGRRRGSGRGRPDCMRGEGEERRRGSGRGRAARSRGEQLIGGEGTTPLMFALNREGNEAIVKYLINNHADPNKTDNSGITPLHIAATQGYYEIAEYLLSKGANVDPLCQDGESPLFCAAIQGNERIVTLLLKHNADYNRVSKKMLTPLLVSLHGSSLSCLEILIEAGADVNGTGCSVPPIALAAYKGLDRCIQCLLRNGANPNVPDEDNNIPVQIAAVKGWERCVAILLPHAPHLPQYEGLSISEIVQWERTERFCRSSRAIEQGDAAYWRKERDIALRFYTEAAQVGHQDPALYAKRSLCHLHLHAPAKFIEEAINYMNMVLPNLSTLDPESDARKLVLDFARTWKEPGPASRLGSGSSPTDKTDKTSSGEHQ, encoded by the exons ATGCGCGGGGAAGGCGAGGGAAGGCGGCGTGGCAGCGGTCGTGGCCGCCCAGACTGCATGCGCGGGGAAGGCGAGGAAAGGCGGCGCGGCAGCGGTCGTGGCCGCGCGGCCCGCTCGCGTGGCGAGCAGCTAATTGGGGGCGAAG GTACGACACCCCTAATGTTTGCATTAAATCGTGAGGGAAATGAAGCCATTGTCAAATATCTTATCAACAATCATGCTGATCCAAACAAAACAGACAATTCTGGAATTACTCCACTCCACATTGCCGCAACGCAAG GCTACTATGAAATTGCAGAGTACTTGTTGTCAAAAGGAGCTAATGTTGACCCCTTATGTCAAGATGGTGAATCACCGCTATTCTGTGCTGCTATCCAGGGAAATGAAAGAATAGTGACACTCCTTTTGAAGCATAACGCAGAT TATaacagagtgtcaaagaaaatGTTAACACCGCTGCTCGTGTCCCTCCATGGTTCTTCATTGAGTTGCTTGGAGATACTAATTGAG GCTGGTGCTGATGTGAATGGGACTGGTTGTTCTGTACCTCCAATAGCGCTAGCTGCTTATAAAGGCTTAGATCGCTGCATCCAGTGTTTGTTGAGAAACGGTGCTAATCCCAATGTACCTGATGAA GATAATAACATCCCAGTCCAAATTGCTGCGGTCAAAGGATGGGAGAGATGCGTGGCGATTCTTCTCCCTCACGCACCCCATTTGCCACAATATGAAGGCCTGAGCATTTCTGAAATAGTCCAGTGGGAAAGAACC GAGCGCTTCTGCAGAAGCAGTAGGGCTATTGAACAGGGGGATGCTGCGTACTGGAGGAAAGAACGTGATATTGCATTGAGATTCTACACAGAA GCAGCTCAGGTTGGTCACCAGGATCCAGCCTTGTATGCAAAGAGGAGTCTTTGTCATCTACATCTGCATGCTCCAGCAAAATTTATTGAGGAAGCAATTAACTACATGAATATGGTGCTGCCGAATTTATCGACACTTGACCCTGAATCTGATGCTAGGAAATTGGTGCTG GATTTTGCTAGAACCTGGAAAGAACCGGGGCCTGCGTCGAGGCTGGGTTCTGGAAGTAGCCCGACTGACAAAACTGACAAAACATCAAG TGGGGAGCATCAGTGA
- the LOC136509163 gene encoding uncharacterized protein yields MAPSTADLAIQGARDGNLCLLKQISSELKLRGVEGFNGRSLLHFAAGGGHPEDCKFLVENSGFHVNSTSAEGKTPILLATEGSRSLPVLMYLLDRGGDPAMPDARGSTLLHNGVHNGHYGAVRLLLSKGVSVDHLNLHMWHAVL; encoded by the exons ATGGCCCCCAGCACCGCCGACCTCGCCATCCAGGGCGCCCGTGATGGCAACCTCTGCCTCCTCAAGC AAATCTCGAGCGAGTTGAAATTGCGGGGAGTGGAGGGCTTCAACGGGCGGAGCTTGCTCCACTTCGCGGCCGGCGGTGGGCACCCCGAGGACTGCAAGTTCCTGGTGGAGAATTCGGGGTTCCATGTCAACTCCACCTCTGCGGAAG GCAAGACGCCAATTCTCCTCGCCACCGAGGGGAGCAGGAGCCTCCCCGTTCTGATGTACCTTCTTGATCGCGGCGGGGACCCGGCCATGCCGGATGCCAGAGGATCCACGCTGCTGCACAATGGGGTGCACAATG GCCACTACGGCGCTGTGAGGCTGCTGTTGTCCAAGGGCGTTTCTGTTGATCATCTCAATCTGCATATGTGGCACGCCGTGCTGTGA